A region of Alphaproteobacteria bacterium DNA encodes the following proteins:
- a CDS encoding aspartate-semialdehyde dehydrogenase, which produces MSREYKVAIVGATGAVGRELLNTLYERKFPVSDVVALASSRSAGGEVSFGEDDILKIQDLEKYDFKGTDICLSAVSSKITADFAPKAGKIGCVVVDKSSHFRMDPDVPLVVPEVNPGALKDFHKRNIVASPNCSTIQMVVALKPLHDLATITRVVVSTYQSVSGAGKEAMDELFTQTRAIFVNDALKKEVFTKQIAFNAIPQIDVFMEDGGTQEEWKMMVETKKILDPKIKVTATCVRVPVFIGHSEAVNVEFANPISAAEARAALKKARGVTVIDHRHDDGFVTPVECVGEDAVYVSRIREDMTVENGLNLWIVSDNLRKGAALNAVQIAEMLVKEYLR; this is translated from the coding sequence ATGTCACGCGAATACAAAGTCGCCATTGTCGGCGCGACCGGCGCCGTAGGGCGCGAACTGCTCAATACGCTTTATGAGCGCAAATTCCCGGTATCCGACGTGGTCGCCCTCGCCTCCAGCCGCTCGGCGGGCGGCGAGGTCAGTTTCGGCGAGGACGACATCCTGAAAATTCAGGATCTGGAAAAATACGACTTCAAGGGCACCGACATCTGCCTGTCCGCCGTGAGCTCGAAAATCACCGCCGATTTCGCGCCCAAGGCAGGAAAGATCGGCTGCGTCGTGGTCGATAAATCCTCGCATTTTCGCATGGACCCCGACGTGCCGCTGGTGGTGCCGGAGGTCAATCCCGGCGCGCTCAAGGATTTCCACAAGCGCAATATCGTCGCCAGCCCGAACTGCTCGACGATCCAGATGGTCGTGGCGCTCAAGCCGCTGCACGACCTCGCGACCATCACCCGCGTGGTGGTCAGCACCTATCAGTCGGTATCCGGCGCGGGCAAGGAAGCGATGGACGAACTGTTCACGCAGACGCGCGCGATCTTCGTCAACGACGCCCTCAAGAAAGAAGTCTTCACCAAGCAGATCGCCTTCAACGCCATTCCGCAAATCGACGTGTTCATGGAAGACGGCGGCACGCAGGAAGAATGGAAAATGATGGTCGAGACCAAAAAGATTCTCGACCCCAAGATCAAGGTCACGGCCACCTGCGTGCGAGTGCCGGTCTTCATCGGCCACAGCGAGGCGGTCAATGTCGAATTCGCCAATCCCATCAGCGCGGCGGAAGCGCGCGCGGCGCTGAAGAAAGCCCGCGGCGTCACCGTGATCGACCACAGGCATGATGACGGCTTCGTCACGCCGGTCGAATGCGTGGGCGAAGACGCCGTGTATGTCAGCCGCATCCGGGAAGACATGACGGTCGAGAACGGCCTCAATTTATGGATCGTCAGCGACAATCTGCGCAAGGGCGCGGCGCTGAACGCCGTGCAAATCGCCGAGATGCTGGTGAAGGAGTATTTGCGGTGA
- a CDS encoding N-acetylmuramoyl-L-alanine amidase: MTEKPLLPNRRLFLRCALGCAALGISVSVPTSLFSAEIKKPGRKKRFPMQSGAAASPPKLLMIDPGHGGRDPGAIGAAGTYEKDITLDISRRMAQHLAGKPRLNASLTRDMDEFMPLADRVEKGRQTKADFFVSVHADSASNREARGFSAYTLSDQATDDFSKALAQQENLADRIGGVNLDGTDQEVAGILLDLEARRSRDVAQRAKVDLVRGVGKEWRLLNNPLRAANFAVLRAPDIPSILVETGFLSNKKDEAILRQPAQREKIAKLLANELARIMAVSANG; this comes from the coding sequence ATGACCGAAAAACCTCTTTTGCCCAACCGTAGACTGTTTTTGCGCTGCGCTTTGGGCTGCGCTGCGCTTGGAATCTCGGTTTCGGTGCCGACTTCCTTATTTTCCGCCGAAATCAAGAAGCCGGGCCGCAAAAAGCGTTTTCCCATGCAGTCAGGGGCCGCGGCCTCGCCCCCTAAGCTTCTGATGATCGATCCTGGCCACGGAGGCCGCGATCCTGGGGCTATCGGCGCGGCGGGCACTTATGAAAAGGATATTACCCTCGATATATCGCGGCGAATGGCGCAGCATCTGGCCGGGAAGCCCCGCCTGAACGCTTCGCTGACGCGCGACATGGACGAATTCATGCCCTTGGCCGATAGGGTGGAAAAAGGACGGCAGACCAAGGCTGATTTTTTCGTCTCCGTGCATGCCGATAGCGCCTCCAATCGGGAAGCGCGCGGTTTCTCGGCCTATACGCTCTCCGACCAGGCGACCGACGATTTTTCCAAGGCTCTGGCGCAACAAGAAAATCTTGCCGACAGAATCGGCGGCGTCAATCTCGACGGCACCGATCAGGAAGTGGCGGGCATTCTTCTGGATTTGGAGGCGCGGCGTTCGCGCGATGTCGCCCAGCGGGCGAAAGTCGATTTGGTGCGCGGCGTGGGCAAGGAATGGCGTTTGCTCAATAACCCCTTGCGCGCCGCCAATTTTGCCGTATTGCGCGCGCCCGACATACCTTCCATTTTGGTCGAGACGGGCTTTCTGTCCAACAAGAAGGACGAGGCCATCCTGCGTCAGCCCGCGCAACGCGAGAAAATCGCCAAACTTCTGGCCAATGAACTGGCAAGAATTATGGCGGTCAGCGCGAATGGCTGA
- a CDS encoding class I SAM-dependent methyltransferase: MKNSPTAAAQSIATWYRDSAEENGMEDEHDYLWQRMIEKLGDLDLTQAAVLDFGCNQGGFLRRLYQSHPYRLAVGVDIALESLARAAENKSAAPIRYHHASAPDPWQERYDCAFSHEVVYLLPDLAAHARQIHQVLKPGGVYYYAIGCHTENPLWPAWTKLIAETSNLPVQDYALDDYARAFWSAGFEVSAQKYLIDDFIKLKPDNTYFPRVIDSLNYHVDHKILFRCRKT; this comes from the coding sequence ATGAAAAACAGCCCAACCGCCGCCGCGCAATCGATCGCAACATGGTACCGCGACTCCGCCGAAGAGAACGGCATGGAGGATGAGCATGATTATTTATGGCAGCGCATGATCGAAAAGCTCGGCGACCTTGATTTGACGCAGGCCGCCGTTCTCGATTTCGGCTGCAATCAGGGCGGCTTCCTGAGGCGGCTCTATCAGTCGCATCCCTACCGCCTCGCGGTCGGCGTCGACATCGCTCTCGAATCCCTGGCGCGCGCCGCCGAGAACAAAAGCGCGGCGCCGATCCGCTATCACCACGCCAGCGCTCCCGATCCCTGGCAGGAACGCTACGACTGCGCGTTCAGCCATGAGGTCGTCTATCTGCTGCCCGATCTCGCGGCCCATGCCCGGCAAATCCATCAAGTCCTGAAGCCGGGCGGCGTCTATTACTATGCCATCGGCTGCCATACCGAAAACCCGCTATGGCCGGCATGGACGAAGCTGATCGCGGAAACCAGTAATCTGCCGGTTCAGGATTACGCTCTGGACGACTATGCCCGCGCGTTCTGGAGCGCCGGTTTTGAAGTCAGCGCGCAAAAATACCTGATCGACGATTTTATCAAATTAAAGCCGGACAATACCTATTTTCCGCGCGTGATCGACAGCCTGAACTATCACGTCGATCATAAAATTTTATTCCGATGCAGGAAGACATAA
- the dapA gene encoding 4-hydroxy-tetrahydrodipicolinate synthase, producing MAKKPAFWGSNTALITPFKDDKLDAKAFQKFVAWQIAQGTHGLVPCGTTGESPTLSHDEHHLVVELCIEAAKGKAPVIAGCGSNSTREAISLTQHAEKAGADAALHVTPYYNKPTQGGLYAHFKAIHDNSTLPIFIYNIPGRSVVNMNVDTMARLAELPRIVGVKDATGDLARPVKTRQTCGKDFIQLSGEDALVLAFLAHGGHGIISVTSNVAPKLCAQFHEAWKKGDVKKAQAIHDKLSPLHDALFLETSPGPVKYAASLLGLCQNELRLPLVPVGKATQTALENAMRYAGLV from the coding sequence ATGGCCAAGAAACCGGCATTCTGGGGTTCCAATACGGCGCTGATTACGCCTTTCAAGGACGATAAACTGGATGCCAAGGCGTTCCAGAAATTCGTCGCGTGGCAGATCGCGCAGGGCACGCATGGCCTGGTTCCCTGCGGCACGACCGGCGAGTCTCCGACGCTGAGCCATGACGAGCATCATCTGGTCGTCGAACTGTGCATCGAGGCGGCGAAGGGCAAGGCTCCCGTGATCGCGGGCTGCGGCTCGAATTCCACCCGCGAGGCGATCTCGCTGACCCAGCACGCGGAAAAAGCCGGAGCCGACGCCGCGCTGCATGTCACGCCCTATTACAACAAGCCGACCCAGGGCGGGCTTTACGCGCATTTCAAGGCAATCCACGACAATTCGACGCTGCCGATTTTCATCTACAATATTCCGGGCCGCAGCGTGGTGAACATGAATGTCGATACCATGGCGCGCCTCGCCGAACTGCCGCGCATCGTCGGCGTCAAGGACGCGACGGGCGATCTCGCGCGCCCGGTCAAGACGCGCCAGACCTGCGGCAAGGATTTCATCCAGCTTTCGGGCGAGGACGCGCTCGTGCTGGCTTTCCTGGCGCATGGCGGGCATGGGATCATTTCCGTCACGTCGAATGTCGCGCCGAAATTATGCGCGCAATTCCATGAAGCCTGGAAAAAGGGCGACGTGAAAAAAGCCCAGGCGATTCACGATAAATTATCGCCGCTGCATGACGCGCTGTTCCTGGAAACCTCGCCGGGGCCGGTGAAATATGCCGCCTCGCTGCTCGGCCTGTGCCAAAACGAATTGCGCCTGCCGCTGGTGCCGGTGGGCAAAGCGACGCAGACGGCGCTCGAAAACGCGATGAGGTATGCGGGGTTGGTGTAG
- a CDS encoding glycosyltransferase translates to MKKILHITESLGGGVATAMQGYLQSTPQHWHFLLAAAREGTHDKMGWLQGFAGHYELPRSLSPAVKTIRKVYDDIKPDWVHLHSSYAGAYGRMAMLPRNRVVYTPHCYAFERRDVSKLKRWYYMLAEQLLCIGGGATAAVSPRELELAQKMLIAQHTILLPNSPVIPENIRELRRGHKRGEKLRIAMVGRLSPQKDPTFFLETVNLAKERDVPAEFVWLGGGDAAWEKKMRAAGVEVSGWMPHEQLLAKLAGCDIYYHTAAWESCPMSILEASHLGLLLVCRDTPAIASLPVQPIVPSVKAAVDSFTQMAWGESLDTSPFAAINDVLNKNYNETTQRDALLDLYGD, encoded by the coding sequence ATGAAAAAAATCCTCCATATCACAGAGTCGCTGGGCGGCGGCGTCGCCACCGCCATGCAAGGCTATTTGCAGAGCACGCCGCAGCACTGGCATTTTCTGCTCGCTGCCGCGCGCGAGGGGACCCATGACAAGATGGGCTGGCTGCAAGGTTTTGCCGGACATTACGAGTTGCCCCGCAGTCTCAGCCCGGCCGTCAAAACAATTCGGAAAGTTTATGACGACATCAAGCCGGATTGGGTGCATTTGCATTCTTCCTATGCCGGAGCCTATGGCCGCATGGCGATGCTGCCCCGCAATCGCGTTGTCTATACTCCGCATTGCTATGCTTTCGAACGCCGCGATGTAAGCAAGCTTAAGCGGTGGTATTACATGCTTGCCGAACAGCTTCTCTGCATTGGCGGCGGCGCGACGGCAGCCGTCAGCCCTCGCGAACTCGAGCTGGCGCAGAAAATGCTCATTGCGCAGCACACTATATTGCTGCCCAACTCCCCGGTCATACCGGAAAATATCAGGGAACTGCGGCGCGGCCATAAGCGTGGCGAGAAATTGCGGATTGCCATGGTCGGACGGCTCTCCCCCCAGAAAGACCCCACCTTCTTCCTCGAGACGGTCAATCTCGCCAAAGAGCGCGATGTTCCGGCGGAGTTCGTATGGCTCGGCGGCGGCGATGCCGCATGGGAGAAAAAAATGCGCGCGGCGGGAGTCGAAGTCAGCGGATGGATGCCGCATGAACAGCTTCTCGCCAAACTTGCCGGATGCGATATCTATTACCATACCGCCGCGTGGGAATCCTGTCCCATGTCGATATTAGAGGCTTCGCATCTCGGGCTTCTGCTGGTCTGCCGCGATACGCCCGCCATCGCCAGCCTGCCGGTGCAGCCTATCGTGCCCTCGGTCAAGGCGGCGGTCGACAGTTTCACCCAGATGGCATGGGGCGAAAGCCTGGACACCTCGCCATTCGCGGCGATCAACGATGTGCTCAACAAGAATTATAACGAGACGACGCAAAGAGACGCGCTGCTCGATCTGTATGGCGATTAG
- the sdhC gene encoding succinate dehydrogenase, cytochrome b556 subunit has translation MSAPAPKAASRPLSPHLSIYKPQLTTGMSIFHRVTGVGLCFALPVLVGWLLALSAGPETYGQFMKCLLSPVGKLFLTGWSWAFCYHLCTGIRHMLWDAGYLLELPQVYASGRIALGVSTILTVFLWLYVWGIA, from the coding sequence ATGAGCGCGCCCGCGCCCAAAGCCGCTTCCCGCCCGCTGTCGCCGCATTTGTCGATCTATAAGCCGCAATTGACCACCGGCATGTCGATCTTCCATCGCGTCACCGGCGTGGGGCTGTGCTTTGCCCTGCCGGTGCTGGTCGGCTGGCTGCTGGCGCTGAGCGCCGGGCCGGAGACTTACGGCCAATTCATGAAATGCCTGCTGTCGCCGGTCGGGAAACTGTTCCTGACGGGATGGAGCTGGGCCTTTTGCTATCACCTCTGCACCGGCATCCGCCATATGCTGTGGGATGCGGGATATCTGCTCGAGCTGCCCCAGGTTTATGCCAGCGGGCGGATCGCGCTCGGCGTTTCGACGATCCTGACCGTCTTTCTGTGGCTCTATGTCTGGGGGATTGCATGA
- the wbaP gene encoding undecaprenyl-phosphate galactose phosphotransferase WbaP, with amino-acid sequence MISQAARKIKQSESQKNFDATETLQTLRLAPFAEPQPLNNTRKALQFFILSDALAVIVGVTLSWLATLVVNNYLGREVQSMLEGELLSRTINVVAIGAGLILWFNHRSHYRTRMPFWTSTQQIFCGAGFCLLLDSFLQFAAKQDLSRLWLVGGWALTGGMIVALRIATRRILQSKGLWNVRTLVIGGGSVADDAKAAIQSEQLGYQIVGEVADLDELREDAQGSWTRLCNWYKADFVLIALDGAELHAAEDAIANLTREHIPFAICPPLRGVPVLGMESQHFFNHDVMLLTRCNRLEEPLPRFIKRAFDIAVSGTALLALAPVFAVVALFIKRDGGPVFYSDRRVGTGGLSFGCLKFRSMVMNSNQVMKEHLANNPEAAKEWNEFQKLRNDPRVTAIGTFIRKTSIDELPQLINVLKGDMSLVGPRPMMIDQAEIYGPDVSFYHQMQPGITGLWQVSGRNHVSFEKRVQFDRWYVSNWSLWHDIAILCKTPAVLLFRKGAY; translated from the coding sequence ATGATATCACAAGCCGCACGTAAAATTAAGCAATCCGAATCGCAAAAGAATTTCGATGCAACCGAAACGCTGCAAACTCTCCGGCTCGCTCCTTTTGCCGAACCGCAGCCCCTTAACAACACCCGCAAGGCTCTTCAGTTCTTCATTCTCAGCGACGCGCTGGCGGTCATTGTCGGCGTCACCCTGTCATGGCTGGCGACGCTGGTCGTCAACAACTACCTCGGCCGCGAAGTGCAAAGCATGCTCGAGGGCGAATTGCTGTCCCGCACGATCAATGTCGTGGCCATCGGCGCCGGCCTGATCCTGTGGTTCAATCATCGGAGCCACTACCGCACCCGGATGCCTTTCTGGACCTCGACGCAGCAGATCTTCTGCGGCGCCGGTTTCTGCCTTCTGCTCGACAGCTTCCTGCAATTCGCCGCGAAGCAGGACCTGTCCCGCCTGTGGCTGGTCGGCGGCTGGGCGTTGACCGGCGGCATGATCGTGGCGCTGCGCATCGCGACCCGTAGAATCCTGCAAAGCAAGGGCCTGTGGAACGTGCGGACGCTCGTGATCGGCGGCGGCAGCGTCGCGGACGACGCCAAGGCGGCAATCCAGTCCGAACAGCTCGGCTATCAGATCGTCGGCGAAGTCGCCGACCTCGATGAGCTGCGCGAAGACGCGCAGGGATCGTGGACCCGCCTGTGCAACTGGTACAAGGCCGATTTCGTGCTGATCGCGCTCGACGGCGCGGAACTGCATGCCGCCGAAGACGCCATCGCCAATCTGACTCGCGAGCACATCCCCTTCGCCATCTGCCCGCCGCTGCGCGGCGTGCCGGTGCTGGGCATGGAGAGCCAGCACTTCTTCAATCACGACGTCATGCTGCTAACCCGCTGCAACCGGCTGGAGGAGCCGCTGCCGCGCTTCATCAAGCGCGCGTTCGACATCGCGGTGTCGGGCACGGCGCTGCTGGCCCTGGCGCCGGTGTTCGCGGTGGTCGCGCTGTTCATCAAGCGCGACGGCGGCCCGGTTTTTTATTCCGACCGGCGCGTCGGCACCGGCGGGCTGTCCTTCGGCTGCCTGAAATTCCGCTCGATGGTCATGAACAGCAATCAGGTCATGAAAGAGCATCTGGCGAATAACCCGGAAGCCGCCAAGGAATGGAACGAATTCCAGAAGCTGCGCAACGATCCGCGCGTGACCGCCATCGGCACCTTCATCCGCAAGACCAGCATCGACGAGCTGCCGCAGCTCATCAACGTGCTGAAGGGCGACATGAGCCTCGTCGGCCCGCGCCCGATGATGATCGACCAGGCGGAAATCTACGGCCCCGACGTCAGCTTCTATCACCAGATGCAGCCCGGCATTACCGGCCTGTGGCAGGTGAGCGGACGCAATCACGTCTCGTTCGAGAAGCGCGTGCAGTTCGACCGCTGGTATGTCAGCAACTGGTCGCTGTGGCACGACATCGCCATTCTCTGCAAAACTCCGGCGGTGCTGCTGTTCCGCAAAGGCGCGTATTAA
- a CDS encoding DUF924 family protein: MSTAPEEVLDYWFNEVGADNWFASSPERDQEITKRFLEDHERAAGGGMSAWEDTPTGMLSLMLLLDQFPRHMFRNTPRAFATDDAALELARTGIIKHFDDRIGTSYKLCFYLPFAHSENMGDQRLALFYIRERTKHPVWLGHAEHNYNTVLRFGHFPERNKILGRPSTAAEEEYLKQPLVEF, from the coding sequence ATGAGCACTGCGCCCGAAGAAGTTCTTGATTACTGGTTTAACGAGGTTGGCGCGGACAATTGGTTCGCCAGCAGCCCCGAACGCGACCAGGAGATCACCAAACGCTTCCTGGAAGATCACGAACGCGCGGCAGGCGGCGGAATGTCGGCCTGGGAAGACACGCCCACCGGCATGCTCTCGCTGATGCTGCTGCTTGACCAGTTTCCGCGCCATATGTTCCGGAACACGCCGCGCGCTTTCGCCACCGACGACGCCGCGCTCGAGTTGGCGCGAACCGGCATCATCAAGCATTTCGACGACCGGATCGGCACGTCTTACAAATTATGCTTCTATCTGCCCTTCGCGCATTCCGAAAATATGGGCGATCAGCGGCTCGCATTGTTCTACATCCGCGAACGCACCAAGCATCCGGTCTGGCTCGGCCATGCCGAACATAACTATAATACGGTTCTGCGTTTCGGCCATTTCCCGGAAAGAAACAAGATTCTCGGCCGTCCCTCCACGGCGGCGGAAGAAGAATATCTCAAGCAGCCGCTCGTGGAATTTTAG
- a CDS encoding dihydrodipicolinate reductase C-terminal domain-containing protein translates to MTLKIGILGFGGRMGQLLAAEAQRHPGCTLAALYWRQKKDDTPIPEGCLVSNDLDAVIAASDALIEFTTAEASPIFAAHAAKLGKPLVTGTTGLSDAQQEAIKAAAQRIPLLQAPNTSLSLAVTKQLTTLAAKLLRGRDYDIGITDIHHRHKKDAPSGTAKALGAAVLAGNPDAKPSYAAHRLGNIVGEHEVIFAGTGEVLTIHHSVTDRAIFARGAIAAALWLHGQKPGLYGMNDMLGV, encoded by the coding sequence GTGACGCTCAAGATCGGCATCCTGGGTTTCGGCGGGCGGATGGGGCAATTGCTGGCCGCCGAGGCGCAGCGCCATCCCGGCTGCACGCTCGCCGCGCTATACTGGCGGCAGAAGAAAGACGATACGCCCATACCGGAAGGCTGCCTGGTCAGCAACGATCTCGACGCCGTGATCGCCGCCAGCGACGCGCTGATCGAATTCACCACCGCCGAAGCCTCGCCGATTTTCGCTGCCCATGCCGCGAAGCTGGGCAAGCCCCTGGTCACCGGCACCACCGGCCTGAGCGATGCGCAGCAGGAGGCGATCAAAGCGGCGGCGCAACGCATCCCGCTGCTGCAAGCGCCGAATACCAGCCTGTCATTGGCCGTGACGAAACAGCTTACGACGCTGGCGGCAAAGCTGCTGCGCGGGCGCGATTACGATATCGGCATCACCGACATTCATCACCGGCATAAGAAAGACGCGCCGTCCGGCACCGCCAAAGCCCTCGGCGCGGCGGTTCTGGCGGGCAATCCCGACGCCAAGCCCTCCTATGCCGCGCACCGGCTCGGCAACATCGTCGGAGAGCATGAAGTGATTTTCGCCGGGACAGGCGAAGTTCTAACCATTCACCACAGCGTCACCGACCGCGCCATCTTCGCCCGCGGCGCCATCGCCGCCGCGCTCTGGCTGCACGGCCAGAAGCCTGGGTTATACGGCATGAATGACATGCTGGGGGTTTAG
- a CDS encoding lipopolysaccharide biosynthesis protein yields MLAKFALMVYITRFIGLEAVGIFGLLQAANVIGTKAAGCGFSFVANRAIVDAPPPQQARIIRDQQIVYVIGYAVMILLSLLVYPWIPDQYRLYMMYSIILLIVGHQVLELGNILYGMHRVLAGNTIFALNNGLWAFVMIPLGLAFAEFRTLDAVIIGWLAGTVAAFLMGLWLIARLPFAEAVKQKPNWNWIKRGLWRGFPLYAASLAQHGSNYVDRYVVSGFVGLEYGGVFVMFWSFAYAVQVLVETGLLAGGMPKLVASYKSGDESEFWRRFRDLSAMMALAGAGFSLVAAALIHPVLSFINKPLAMENVGSFYLILLAFWIRFQAGASNAALYARHQDRTLTLAYWLNLVVASATNILFVWLWGLWGAALAQVVTAIFLSVFQAIFLWRLRHDRPKVLEDESSSPGLLV; encoded by the coding sequence TTGCTCGCGAAATTTGCGCTGATGGTATACATCACGCGCTTTATCGGCCTTGAGGCGGTAGGCATTTTCGGTCTTCTGCAGGCGGCGAATGTCATAGGCACCAAGGCTGCGGGCTGCGGCTTTTCCTTTGTCGCCAACCGGGCGATCGTCGACGCGCCGCCGCCTCAGCAGGCGCGCATTATCCGCGATCAGCAGATCGTTTACGTCATCGGTTACGCGGTGATGATTCTGCTGTCCTTGCTGGTTTATCCTTGGATTCCAGATCAATACCGATTGTATATGATGTATTCCATCATCCTTCTGATCGTCGGGCATCAGGTTCTGGAACTGGGAAATATATTATACGGCATGCATCGCGTGCTCGCGGGGAATACCATTTTCGCCCTCAATAACGGCCTGTGGGCTTTCGTGATGATTCCTTTGGGCCTGGCGTTCGCGGAATTTCGCACGCTCGACGCCGTCATCATCGGGTGGCTGGCCGGCACGGTCGCGGCGTTCCTGATGGGGCTTTGGCTGATCGCGCGGCTGCCGTTCGCCGAAGCCGTCAAACAGAAACCGAATTGGAACTGGATCAAGCGCGGCCTGTGGCGTGGATTTCCGCTTTACGCCGCCAGCCTGGCGCAGCACGGCAGCAATTATGTCGACCGTTATGTCGTCTCGGGATTCGTCGGGCTGGAATATGGCGGCGTTTTCGTGATGTTTTGGTCGTTCGCCTATGCCGTGCAGGTTCTGGTGGAGACCGGCCTGCTCGCGGGCGGCATGCCGAAACTGGTCGCCAGCTATAAATCCGGCGATGAATCGGAATTCTGGCGGCGTTTCCGGGACTTGTCGGCGATGATGGCGCTTGCCGGGGCGGGGTTCTCCTTGGTCGCGGCGGCATTAATCCACCCCGTTCTGTCTTTCATCAATAAACCGCTGGCGATGGAGAATGTCGGCAGTTTCTATCTAATATTGCTGGCGTTCTGGATCAGGTTCCAGGCCGGCGCCAGCAATGCGGCGCTCTATGCCCGGCACCAGGACCGGACGCTTACGCTGGCTTACTGGCTCAATCTCGTGGTGGCCAGCGCGACCAATATACTATTCGTATGGCTGTGGGGGCTGTGGGGCGCGGCGCTGGCGCAGGTCGTCACGGCTATATTTCTCAGCGTGTTCCAGGCGATCTTTCTATGGCGCTTGCGCCATGACCGTCCCAAGGTGCTGGAAGACGAGAGCTCTAGTCCCGGCTTGCTGGTCTAA
- a CDS encoding DUF962 domain-containing protein has translation MTGKIETYAEFWPFYLGEHRKRATRLVHVAGTGVGVALFIVAVAACRFDILLMALAAGYGYAWLAHLFIEKNRPASFSYPAWSLRADFQMAWFWLTGRLEAELVRNNILT, from the coding sequence ATGACCGGAAAGATCGAGACTTACGCCGAATTCTGGCCGTTTTACCTGGGCGAGCACCGCAAGCGCGCGACACGGCTGGTTCATGTCGCCGGGACGGGCGTAGGCGTGGCGCTGTTTATCGTGGCGGTGGCGGCGTGCCGGTTTGATATTCTGCTGATGGCGCTGGCGGCGGGGTACGGCTATGCATGGCTGGCGCATCTGTTCATTGAAAAGAACCGCCCCGCGAGTTTCAGCTATCCGGCATGGTCGCTGCGGGCGGACTTTCAGATGGCGTGGTTTTGGCTGACCGGGCGGCTGGAGGCGGAGCTGGTCAGGAATAATATCCTGACCTAA
- a CDS encoding nicotianamine synthase family protein produces MRNIYESADQTKVKHVIAAYRRARDTVTNASDLSPNNPLISRDLSALVGAVSMPFNPAETRAILQHDDIAANQSRMWERLSQAESAMELYDSAVLSGRRLQDFRYFENYDGLVDAELEQLGRPRLAKHESIAFVGAGPLPLSAILMHQKTGSRIVCLDNDPEAAALGRDFIKKSGLSSDAVQYRCTAGEHYDYSANPIVFIASLVGDKNSVMRQIHASPGNKTLAIRSSEGVHKLLYSPLEPQAGNGLNLRFRRGTKATPQIINTTLFFTMPGKQETSPSRPDHKALWQPAGLVAG; encoded by the coding sequence ATGCGTAATATTTATGAATCCGCCGACCAGACCAAAGTCAAACATGTCATCGCAGCTTACCGGCGCGCGCGCGATACCGTGACGAACGCCTCCGATTTATCGCCGAACAATCCCCTCATCAGCCGCGACCTTTCCGCGCTGGTCGGCGCCGTTTCGATGCCGTTTAATCCCGCGGAAACCCGCGCTATTCTTCAGCATGACGATATCGCCGCCAACCAGAGCCGCATGTGGGAAAGACTATCGCAGGCGGAATCGGCCATGGAACTGTATGACAGCGCCGTCCTCAGCGGACGCCGCCTGCAGGATTTCCGCTATTTTGAAAACTATGACGGCCTGGTCGATGCCGAGCTGGAACAGCTCGGACGTCCCCGCCTTGCGAAACATGAAAGCATCGCTTTCGTCGGCGCGGGTCCCTTGCCGCTTAGCGCGATCCTCATGCATCAAAAAACCGGCAGCCGCATCGTTTGCCTCGACAACGACCCTGAAGCGGCGGCATTGGGCCGCGATTTCATCAAAAAATCGGGCCTTTCCTCCGATGCGGTTCAATATCGCTGCACCGCCGGCGAACATTATGATTATTCGGCCAACCCGATTGTTTTTATCGCCAGCCTGGTCGGCGATAAAAATAGCGTCATGCGGCAAATTCATGCCAGTCCGGGAAATAAAACCCTGGCCATTCGCAGTTCCGAAGGGGTTCATAAGCTGCTCTACAGCCCGCTCGAACCGCAAGCGGGCAATGGCCTCAATCTTCGCTTCAGGCGCGGCACGAAAGCGACGCCCCAGATCATCAATACGACCCTATTCTTCACCATGCCTGGAAAGCAGGAGACATCGCCCTCGCGGCCTGATCATAAGGCTCTATGGCAACCCGCGGGCTTGGTAGCAGGGTAA